One part of the Oceanihabitans sp. IOP_32 genome encodes these proteins:
- the prmC gene encoding peptide chain release factor N(5)-glutamine methyltransferase: MKLKDIQKTFHDELDTTYGQEEVDSFFFILIDFYYQVSRIELATTPSLEIKNQDEIFKALEALKQEQPIQYIIGETEFYGLNFKVNKNVLIPRPETEELVEWVIKVYKNKNTEIKILDIGTGSGCIAIALAKNLPNAKIYALDISENALKVAKQNAVLNNVEVNFFKGDILKMEQEGFDEETFGDLGIEAFKFDVIVSNPPYIRVQEKIQMKNNVLNNEPHLALFVKDEDPLLFYNVISDFARHKLKDEGLLFFEINEYLGNDMIRLLKDKQFKNIELKQDIFKKDRMIKGTLN; encoded by the coding sequence ATTGATAGATTTCTATTATCAAGTTTCAAGAATAGAATTGGCTACAACACCCAGTTTGGAAATTAAAAATCAAGACGAGATTTTTAAAGCATTAGAAGCATTAAAACAAGAGCAGCCCATTCAGTATATCATTGGAGAAACTGAATTTTATGGTCTAAACTTTAAAGTGAATAAAAACGTTTTAATACCCCGGCCAGAAACCGAAGAATTGGTAGAATGGGTAATAAAAGTTTATAAAAATAAAAATACCGAAATAAAAATTTTAGATATCGGGACAGGTAGTGGTTGTATAGCGATAGCATTAGCTAAAAACTTACCAAATGCTAAAATATACGCTTTAGATATTAGTGAAAACGCCTTAAAAGTGGCCAAGCAAAATGCGGTTTTGAATAATGTAGAAGTGAATTTCTTTAAAGGTGATATCTTAAAAATGGAACAGGAGGGTTTTGATGAAGAAACCTTTGGCGACTTGGGAATTGAAGCTTTTAAATTTGACGTCATCGTTTCTAATCCGCCTTATATTAGAGTACAGGAGAAAATACAGATGAAAAACAATGTGTTGAATAACGAACCTCATTTGGCATTGTTTGTAAAAGATGAAGATCCCTTGTTGTTTTATAATGTTATTTCAGATTTTGCAAGGCATAAGTTGAAAGATGAAGGCCTCTTGTTTTTTGAAATTAATGAATATTTAGGCAACGATATGATAAGATTGTTAAAAGATAAACAGTTTAAAAACATAGAGTTAAAACAAGATATTTTTAAAAAAGATAGAATGATAAAAGGAACGTTGAATTAA